The following is a genomic window from Anopheles aquasalis chromosome 3, idAnoAquaMG_Q_19, whole genome shotgun sequence.
AAGCGCTAAATTTTGTTCTTACCCTTCACCAGCGCACGTGCTTCCGAATCGCCGATGAAATGGGCTAGTTCTGCTTAAATCTGCACTGTCTGGCCTGCGATCGCCAACAAAAACTCCGACCGTGTGCCAGCCAGGTTCGCTTGTTCACGCCCGCCGGTGTGCCATCGGCGCACCACTGCAGCCTTAGTTGCCACGTACCGTAAAGCGATACATAAGCGAAGCTGTACTACAGAAAGCTGGCTTTTACTCTGAACTTCATACTGCACTGAAACTGGGCACAAATTGTGATAACGGAGGGGTCTAAACTCGTTGCGGACCAAAATGTGTCAAGCAGTGACTAAACTGGTCGAGCGTTGGCTGCTAGAAGCAAGAATAAACAGTTTATTGTACATTCTACAACTTGTTGCGATCAGTGATGTGATATAAATCGAACATATGTAAGTTCATAGGGTCATAAAAGCAACTTTATGAGTATCAGACGAGAGGATTGGTATTTAttccaagaaaaagaagatccAGATCTTAGGGAAAAGCACCCCGGCATGCCAGGGTAGTGCTGTACGCATCTTATTTGTAAAGATCACACACGATTCCATTCAATATGCTGCCGCTTGATTGGAGATACACGTTCTCATTAAAgttcaccagcagctgcttgcACTTGCCGTACGCCGATAGTATGCTGCGAGGATACTCGTATCCTAGGCTGCTAGCGTCCCACTTCAGCCGCACCACGTAAATCACATCCGGAAAGAGGACGATCTGCTCGGACAGACTAACCTGCAGGCTTCCATTAAACGCTACATCACAGATAACATGTTCCTTCTGATAAATTGTTTGTCGATTGTTGCTACACTTGGTGGAAATCTCTACAGCCAGCTTCTCCGTGTAGGTCTCCTGTCTCACATCAAACACGTTGAGTTGCGGCAACAGCCGGCTGTTCATGCTAAGTGACTTGAGCACTATGAaacgattgctgctgatgctagcCTCATACTCCATCTCGTCGCCAACGATCAGCGGCCGGACGGCTTTGTAGTGTATACGCTGAATTGGTATCCAGCCACATTTATCACCAGCAATTGGTTGGAAGTTGGTGTAGCTGCAACCGACAATAGTATCTTTGAGCGAGTCGGACAACTCAATGTCCTGCAGAACCGTTTTAATGCTATCTCTGCTGATTTCAAGCCGGTTTTGCTCACACTCCGTGATGCACCAGGCGCGTACTAGGCAGATAATATTATCTTTCACTTCATAGTTATCCTCCAAGATCAGATCGACACAGTCCTTCGAGAGATGGTGATTACTTTCGAGTATAATGTTACTGAGGCTCATGCCGGACGATAGAAAATGCCGCAGCACGCACATGCACGAGTAAATAATATCGTCCAGATTCATGCGATAGGCAATGTCCAATATTTTCAGCACGTTGTTCGGTTTGATGTTCTTGCCGATGTAGTTGACGCATCGCTTGTGCAGACTGTTGATCATATACTTTTCTGCACAGTAGTACAGCTCCAGTAGCTCTTCGATGTTCTGCATGTTTCCGAAATCGATAGCACCGGCGTAGATGTACTCGAGCATACGCTCAAACACGCTCGGTTTAATGTCGGCAATGTTGACCGTTTGCTTCTCTGCCAGTGCCCCGTAAAACATCGTCTCGAATACGGGGCTGGCGGCCGATAGTATCAGCTTATGGCAGTGAAAAATCGTATCGTCCACACGGAAAGAACAATCGACTAGATGATTGTTCTTGCGCAGTTCATTGAACCTCTGGCCGTAGTCGGATTCCTGCTCCTCATATGACGCACCGCTCGGTGATATCTGTGAACAAGAtgttgaaaaatgataaagttGTTAACTTCTTTCGGTGTCACAACGATACCTAGGCTGATTATAGGACAACAATTTATCATGATACTCCTAACGATGATAACTCAAGTAAGCTCCGTGTATAATTATAATTTGATCAGTTCGATCCCCTATCGTAGAAGCGTAGAAGAGGTTCCTCTAAGGCTCTCgagtttttttatgattatccAATCAATCACTAACCATAGCAAGGCACTTATGCTCCTCATAACTCCAACAGATAAACGAAGATTGACAAATAGATTTCAAGTTGACTGCTTGCTACTAGTGGGCAACTGGTTCATGGGAAGCATCTCACAACAAATCACGAAACAATCGCCTTAATCGGCACTTGTAGCGGCTTCTTAGGTGATAAGAAAAAGACAAAGACTTGCTGTCTGGCCGGGCTTCTACAGCGTACCGTGTCGTCATGGCCTATCTTTATAGACAAAACATTATTAGTCCAAAACTCATCGAATGATTCATAAATTCTTTGTTCCAAATTACTTTCCCTGACCAATCGGTTATCGGTCTTTGTTTCTTCTACGAAAGCTGTTTGATAGGGCTCTGGTGGATTTATCAATCGATGATACGATCATTGCCTCCAAAATTATCGCATCCAGTCAGACCGACAGCACACGTCCCgttcgatgatcgatggtgCTCTACAAAAGCAGATCCCAAAGGTCATTGTCCACGTATCGCGCTTGGATGAAACCGCTTTTTTGGCACAAAGGAAGCACGGACAGGTTTTTACCGCTGAACAGCGTCGAGTGTCGCGCCTCCGATCAcaagcaacgcaacgcaacgcgccTTTTTGTCCCGTTTCACGAGCTCCTGCAAGACTCCATATGCTGCCTCTGGTGGAGGACCGGTCAGATGGTGGCTCCCTCGTTACGAATGCACTCTACCACTTTGCGGTTAAATCATCGGAAACGAGAAGCAGCAAGGCAACCGCAAAGACCACTGCAgcggaggaagaaggagaacctgtgcaacttgaacttgaacttcaTTACACAAGGCGCTCTCGGGGGCGACCGCGTTCAAGCCGAttcaagccccccccccccccttgctgACCGCTGATGAGGACCGCTCCGCGCGTGCTGATTCTCGTGCACGGTTCCATCCACCGCTCATCCGAGTTGCCAAGGTTTTCTTGGACGTTTGTTTGCGAACTCAAACCTTGACTACATCATCGATCTCACcttcgattccattttatgctgcgTAGCAGACGCACTTTTGTAGTTCCTTTATGGAGTTGGATGACGGGGGACTCGTACTGGAAGCTGTCGCCTACCAAATATGCGTTGGTAGAGGGTCAATCGCCGCACGGAATCCTACTAGctagcaaacacaaacattacgTAATATGCACTTAGAACGCGTTCGCACTACGACTTCTCGCTGCTTGGCCTTGGTCACGAGATGCGCTGCTACGTTGAGATGGCTTTGAGCCTATCGCCGGTGGATCAATAATTTTGCAGCACGAAATACACTAATGATTTTTCGGTTCGTGGTCGTGATGTGGGTTCTGCACTGCCCCTACGATGGGTGTCAGCAGCACAGATATCCTGTGGGGTGATGGCACGAAGTGCGCTCACAGCCGCTGGTTGAGGAGCTGCTGCGATCCGACCAACGCCGAAAGCGGTGAAGATGACGGTGTTAGCGAATCTCGGGCTCGCATCACTTTGACCGCTGCCAAGCTGCGAAAGGTTCTAGTGCACACACACCTACACGAAGCGGTAAATAAATAACCCAGCGGACATTTTTAAGCGCCCGAGCTACGCGAAGACTGCGAAGGCCGATGTCGAAGTGCCcgaagagcgaacgaaaccgaacgccAGCTTGTGGGTCGGGTCTCCAATCGGTCTCCAACGGCATTTCCGACTCACGacttgtatttttgtttgtgagcATGAATGATTCTGCTCACTGGGCGAGCAAATCTAGAACGTTTCAGCGCTTActacactactactactactactagttcCTTTAGCGGCACAACGCGGTACGGAGAATCTTCAAGCTCGAAGGATTGAAGAGGAGCTATTATCCGGAGAACCCTGACTACTAAGGTAATCGCAAATCGATTCCAATGGTTTTCAAAATCGAATCCGCTTGCTGTCTTGTTACTCTTGTGCTGCAAaggttccagttccagttccagcatcACGCGAAGAGAACTATCGCATTCTCGATGTCCGGAACGTACTAAACACGCACACTACTCGCAATCAATGTTTACAAACGGCCGGCCGAACGGCCAAGATAGCGCGTACTATCATATCGGCTTCTAGTAGGTTGTGAATTTactgaaaaaaatgtttacccTTTTTAAATGATAGATTAACATCAAGTCGGAACACTACTGACGAGGAGTAGATATGGCACGTTGCTGGTTGCATGCTTGCTAGTGGCAGCCTTGTGTTTACAAAGCGGTAGTATCGTAAGCGTCGTTGTTGACGCGTCTGATTTATCATTATCAGGTGTTCTACTCTAGATTGCGTGGGGTCAATTTTAACAAACGTTGTTCGTGAAACAGCAATTCTCTGTTAACGCGATTTACTTTACGTATTCTCTTGTATGAAACAGTTTCCGCTTTTCTGGAGATAAAAGAGCACTATGTATGTAGTGTCCTTCGCGTGTTCCTTCACATGAGCGATCCTCGACCAGCAAGTGCGGTTTGTAACCGTTCATTCTACGCGGCAGCGTCATGTGGATCTTCGTGCCGTTATGGAGGAGACTGGTGCCAACTTCCTCGCTTGGCTTCAGCAGATtgggtttttatttaaaattttaGTCTGTTTGTCCTGTTCGGCAAACATGTTCTATTTAGATGTTCTATTTTATGTTCTATGCTTTTATGCTGTGATGTTCCTCATCATATTTCCTGCGCTATAAGGAGGACAGAAAAAATAACTTCAGCTTCTGCCCAATCGACAATCGAAGTAGACATTTAATGGCACGAATCTAGTGCAACAGTAAttctgattttatttttatcgatcTTTTGACgggcgatcgaacgatcctTTCATGGACATTCTTTAGTAGGGCTCGACCAGATTTGCTATCACTATCTGTTATGGATGTTTTTGCCCTTTATATATCAAATTCAAATGATATCAGTAattattctttctttttcagcTTATTGTGATAACGATTCCTATACACCTGTTCAGAACAGATGTTCAGATGCCTTCCAAAGCTTCTGTATATCATGCGTTTCTGTTTGTGATAATTGTGTTGCGACACCAGCCCCAAGAGCCCGGCGAAGGCAAAGGTCCACTTGAGAGCATTTGTGAGTACGAAACACAACAACTGTGCCCCGAATGTTTCAACGGACCATCCGTGTGTCGGCATGCTGATCAACTGTTTGAAGAGCAGCGCGGAAGTTGGTTCAACAAAATTAACAACctcatgcacgcacacagcactACCTTGGGAACGTTTCGCGGTACGGATCGTGCTGTTATGAAGACACTGAATCCACACAAAGCAGTTGAATCCTTGCAGCGTGCTTTTTGTGATATGGTACTGGAGGAGATCCCATCGGCAATTTCCCGTGATGCTTGTAGCTGGTCATTGAAGGGCAACACGAAAGATAGCACGATGTTTCTGAAGAAGGTTATCCTGGACACTGGACGGATCGAGGGATGTATTTTCTGTCCAGCGAATGGTAACCTGGCGTCGTTACATCGTTTTCTACATTCCATCGACCTCGATCGAACAACAGGACTTTGGACACTGCTCGCAGTTCGCACTAACGTAGAAATACTGTTATTGATGTTAGCTTCTAAGCACAAGGTCAGCATGCCTTTTCCAAGATTACTTTATTATTTCGGATTCTCATTCATCGAAAGCTACGACGGTGAACCTTTGAGTAAGTTTTACAACAGTCCACTTCACATACGTATGCTGATTGCACGTGAGCTTATAAAGGCCGCATTTGCCATAACGGAAGGAATCGACGGATTTAGGTAACGCAGTTTAGCTATGCCGCTAGTGGCAGAGACCGATTAtgtatttgcatttcaattattttgcaGGTTTATTCTCACAGACTTAAGTCCAGATAATGTCGCTGTGagcatcgaagaagaagatcgtaaagtgataaCCCTGTCCATCGTTGATCTGAACAATATCATAGTGATAGACAGTTATGCCACCACATTTGAAACGGATCGACATCATGTGCATAGGAAACTAGAGTGCGAAGGATGCTTTGCATACTCCCAAAACGATATTTGCAGCcattcaaaaaaaaatagtgacCTAAACTATTTCGCCGTATGTCAGGTAAGAGAGTGACTCTTCTGCGAGAGAGTATTGTGATACAATACATATGGAGTGTGGGGCATTCatcttaattttattttaaaaaaagttgcTAATGCTTTGCATGTCTTTTTCGAACGAGAACACTTAAGTTGGCGAAGCTTTTCACAGTGATTGTTTGGTTCTccaaatggtttttctttttgtttccatctcttccagctgcttctAGAAGATCTTAACGGAAACGCTGCTGCCGGGTTTTTGCACTACGATCACCAAAACCTACCGAACGACTCAGATGAAAGTGCGATACAAGTACGGCTGCTGCACACTTTTCTTCGCGAATGTGTCTACTGTCAACCACCGCATTGTCGT
Proteins encoded in this region:
- the LOC126576972 gene encoding uncharacterized protein LOC126576972 produces the protein MESKISPSGASYEEQESDYGQRFNELRKNNHLVDCSFRVDDTIFHCHKLILSAASPVFETMFYGALAEKQTVNIADIKPSVFERMLEYIYAGAIDFGNMQNIEELLELYYCAEKYMINSLHKRCVNYIGKNIKPNNVLKILDIAYRMNLDDIIYSCMCVLRHFLSSGMSLSNIILESNHHLSKDCVDLILEDNYEVKDNIICLVRAWCITECEQNRLEISRDSIKTVLQDIELSDSLKDTIVGCSYTNFQPIAGDKCGWIPIQRIHYKAVRPLIVGDEMEYEASISSNRFIVLKSLSMNSRLLPQLNVFDVRQETYTEKLAVEISTKCSNNRQTIYQKEHVICDVAFNGSLQVSLSEQIVLFPDVIYVVRLKWDASSLGYEYPRSILSAYGKCKQLLVNFNENVYLQSSGSILNGIVCDLYK
- the LOC126576973 gene encoding divergent protein kinase domain 2A, which produces MPSKASVYHAFLFVIIVLRHQPQEPGEGKGPLESICEYETQQLCPECFNGPSVCRHADQLFEEQRGSWFNKINNLMHAHSTTLGTFRGTDRAVMKTLNPHKAVESLQRAFCDMVLEEIPSAISRDACSWSLKGNTKDSTMFLKKVILDTGRIEGCIFCPANGNLASLHRFLHSIDLDRTTGLWTLLAVRTNVEILLLMLASKHKVSMPFPRLLYYFGFSFIESYDGEPLSKFYNSPLHIRMLIARELIKAAFAITEGIDGFRFILTDLSPDNVAVSIEEEDRKVITLSIVDLNNIIVIDSYATTFETDRHHVHRKLECEGCFAYSQNDICSHSKKNSDLNYFAVCQLLLEDLNGNAAAGFLHYDHQNLPNDSDESAIQVRLLHTFLRECVYCQPPHCRDRSVILEDILNVLNRWSS